A window from Plectropomus leopardus isolate mb chromosome 21, YSFRI_Pleo_2.0, whole genome shotgun sequence encodes these proteins:
- the LOC121960495 gene encoding rho guanine nucleotide exchange factor 4-like isoform X1 yields the protein MSGVAGIDGGPALQKQNTGTTRRRANIKCLISDGSVVYAEALWDHVTMDDQELGFKAGDVIEVVDATNKEWWWGRIMDSEGWFPASFVRLRVNQDEPMEEYLAHLEEAQAGEENHAGLGLLLGPGLPCKEQMRTNVINEIMSTERDYIKHLKDICEGYIKQCRKRTDMFTEEQLRTIFGNIEEIYRFQRKFIKGLEKKFNKEQAHLSEIGCCFLEHQTDFQIYSEYCNNHPNACIQLSKLMKVNKYVFFFEACRLLQKMIDISLDGFLLTPVQKICKYPLQLAELLKYTNPQHRDYKDVEAALNAMKNVARLINERKRRLENIDKIAQWQSSIEDWEGEDVLSRSSDLVFSGELSKLSQPQAKSQQRMFFLFDHQMVYCKKDLLRRDMLYYKGRMDMDHMEVIDVEDGKEKDFNTSVRNALKLRSLVSDEIHLLCAKKPEQKQRWLRAFADERIHVQHDRETGFSLTEVQKKQAMINACKRHPAGKPKAVTRPYYDFLLRQKHPSLPTALPQQQVFMLAEPKRKTSTFWHNIGRLTPFKK from the exons CTGATCAGTGATGGCAGCGTGGTGTATGCTGAGGCCCTGTGGGACCATGTCACTATGGATGACCAGGAGCTTGGCTTCAAGGCCGGTGATGTCATTGAAGTAGTGGACGCCACTAACAAGGAGTGGTGGTGGGGTCGCATCATGGACAGCGAGGGCTGGTTCCCTGCCAGCTTTGTACGG TTGCGTGTGAACCAGGATGAGCCCATGGAGGAGTATTTGGCCCACCTGGAGGAAGCTCAGGCTGGAGAGGAGAACCATGCAGGCCTGGGCTTGTTGCTGGGACCTGGTTTACCCTGTAAAGAACAGATGAGGACCAATGTCATAAATGAGATCATGAGCACAGAAAGAGACTACATCAAGCACCTTAAAGACATCTGTGAG GGTTACATCAAACAGTGCCGCAAGCGGACAGACATGTTCACTGAAGAGCAGCTTCGAACCATCTTTGGCAATATTGAAGAGATCTACCGTTTCCAGAGGAAGTTCATCAAAGGCCTGGAAAAGAAATTTAACAAGGAGCAGGCACACCTCAGTGAGATAGGTTGCTGCTTCCTTGAACAT CAAACAGATTTCCAGATTTATTCAGAGTACTGCAACAACCACCCCAATGCCTGCATCCAGCTCTCTAAGCTCATGAAGGTCAACAAGTATGTGTTCTTCTTTGAGGCCTGCCGACTCCTTCAGAAGATGATCGACATCTCCTTGGATGGCTTTCTGCTCACTCCAGTTCAGAAGATCTGCAAGTACCCACTGCAGCTGGCTGAGCTGCTCAAATACACCAATCCACAGCACAG AGACTACAAAGATGTGGAGGCGGCCTTAAACGCCATGAAGAATGTGGCCAGGCTGATCAATGAGAGGAAACGGCGTCTTGAGAACATCGACAAGATCGCCCAGTGGCAGAGCTCCATAGAGGACTGGGAG GGAGAAGACGTCCTCAGCAGGAGCTCTGATCTTGTGTTTTCGGGGGAGTTAAGCAAGCTGTCCCAGCCTCAGGCCAAGAGTCAACAGagaatgttttttctcttcGATCATCAGATGGTATACTGCAAAAAG GACCTCCTGCGGCGGGACATGTTGTACTACAAGGGTCGGATGGACATGGACCACATGGAGGTGATAGATGTGGAGGATGGCAAAGAGAAGGACTTCAACACCAGTGTGAGGAATGCCCTGAAGCTGCGGTCACTGGTTAGTGATGAAATCCACCTACTGTGTGCCAAGAAGCCAGAGCAGAAGCAGCGCTGGCTGCGAGCCTTTGCTGACGAGAGGATTCATGTCCAGCATGACCGTGAGACAG gATTCTCTCTCACAGAGGTACAGAAGAAACAGGCCATGATAAATGCCTGCAAAAGGCATCCAGCTGGGAAACCCAAAG CAGTCACCAGACCCTACTACGACTTCCTTCTGCGACAGAAACACCCCTCTCTCCCCACTGCTTTGCCCCAGCAGCAGGTCTTCATGCTGGCTGAGCCCAAGCGCAAAACTTCCACCTTCTGGCACAACATCGGACGATTGACACCCTtcaagaagtaa
- the LOC121960495 gene encoding rho guanine nucleotide exchange factor 4-like isoform X2, translating to MSGVAGIDGGPALQKQNTGTTRRRANIKCLISDGSVVYAEALWDHVTMDDQELGFKAGDVIEVVDATNKEWWWGRIMDSEGWFPASFVRLRVNQDEPMEEYLAHLEEAQAGEENHAGLGLLLGPGLPCKEQMRTNVINEIMSTERDYIKHLKDICEGYIKQCRKRTDMFTEEQLRTIFGNIEEIYRFQRKFIKGLEKKFNKEQAHLSEIGCCFLEHQTDFQIYSEYCNNHPNACIQLSKLMKVNKYVFFFEACRLLQKMIDISLDGFLLTPVQKICKYPLQLAELLKYTNPQHRDYKDVEAALNAMKNVARLINERKRRLENIDKIAQWQSSIEDWEGEDVLSRSSDLVFSGELSKLSQPQAKSQQRMFFLFDHQMVYCKKDLLRRDMLYYKGRMDMDHMEVIDVEDGKEKDFNTSVRNALKLRSLVSDEIHLLCAKKPEQKQRWLRAFADERIHVQHDRETGFSLTEVQKKQAMINACKRHPAGKPKVTRPYYDFLLRQKHPSLPTALPQQQVFMLAEPKRKTSTFWHNIGRLTPFKK from the exons CTGATCAGTGATGGCAGCGTGGTGTATGCTGAGGCCCTGTGGGACCATGTCACTATGGATGACCAGGAGCTTGGCTTCAAGGCCGGTGATGTCATTGAAGTAGTGGACGCCACTAACAAGGAGTGGTGGTGGGGTCGCATCATGGACAGCGAGGGCTGGTTCCCTGCCAGCTTTGTACGG TTGCGTGTGAACCAGGATGAGCCCATGGAGGAGTATTTGGCCCACCTGGAGGAAGCTCAGGCTGGAGAGGAGAACCATGCAGGCCTGGGCTTGTTGCTGGGACCTGGTTTACCCTGTAAAGAACAGATGAGGACCAATGTCATAAATGAGATCATGAGCACAGAAAGAGACTACATCAAGCACCTTAAAGACATCTGTGAG GGTTACATCAAACAGTGCCGCAAGCGGACAGACATGTTCACTGAAGAGCAGCTTCGAACCATCTTTGGCAATATTGAAGAGATCTACCGTTTCCAGAGGAAGTTCATCAAAGGCCTGGAAAAGAAATTTAACAAGGAGCAGGCACACCTCAGTGAGATAGGTTGCTGCTTCCTTGAACAT CAAACAGATTTCCAGATTTATTCAGAGTACTGCAACAACCACCCCAATGCCTGCATCCAGCTCTCTAAGCTCATGAAGGTCAACAAGTATGTGTTCTTCTTTGAGGCCTGCCGACTCCTTCAGAAGATGATCGACATCTCCTTGGATGGCTTTCTGCTCACTCCAGTTCAGAAGATCTGCAAGTACCCACTGCAGCTGGCTGAGCTGCTCAAATACACCAATCCACAGCACAG AGACTACAAAGATGTGGAGGCGGCCTTAAACGCCATGAAGAATGTGGCCAGGCTGATCAATGAGAGGAAACGGCGTCTTGAGAACATCGACAAGATCGCCCAGTGGCAGAGCTCCATAGAGGACTGGGAG GGAGAAGACGTCCTCAGCAGGAGCTCTGATCTTGTGTTTTCGGGGGAGTTAAGCAAGCTGTCCCAGCCTCAGGCCAAGAGTCAACAGagaatgttttttctcttcGATCATCAGATGGTATACTGCAAAAAG GACCTCCTGCGGCGGGACATGTTGTACTACAAGGGTCGGATGGACATGGACCACATGGAGGTGATAGATGTGGAGGATGGCAAAGAGAAGGACTTCAACACCAGTGTGAGGAATGCCCTGAAGCTGCGGTCACTGGTTAGTGATGAAATCCACCTACTGTGTGCCAAGAAGCCAGAGCAGAAGCAGCGCTGGCTGCGAGCCTTTGCTGACGAGAGGATTCATGTCCAGCATGACCGTGAGACAG gATTCTCTCTCACAGAGGTACAGAAGAAACAGGCCATGATAAATGCCTGCAAAAGGCATCCAGCTGGGAAACCCAAAG TCACCAGACCCTACTACGACTTCCTTCTGCGACAGAAACACCCCTCTCTCCCCACTGCTTTGCCCCAGCAGCAGGTCTTCATGCTGGCTGAGCCCAAGCGCAAAACTTCCACCTTCTGGCACAACATCGGACGATTGACACCCTtcaagaagtaa
- the LOC121960495 gene encoding rho guanine nucleotide exchange factor 4-like isoform X3: MGVQHCRSRTQLISDGSVVYAEALWDHVTMDDQELGFKAGDVIEVVDATNKEWWWGRIMDSEGWFPASFVRLRVNQDEPMEEYLAHLEEAQAGEENHAGLGLLLGPGLPCKEQMRTNVINEIMSTERDYIKHLKDICEGYIKQCRKRTDMFTEEQLRTIFGNIEEIYRFQRKFIKGLEKKFNKEQAHLSEIGCCFLEHQTDFQIYSEYCNNHPNACIQLSKLMKVNKYVFFFEACRLLQKMIDISLDGFLLTPVQKICKYPLQLAELLKYTNPQHRDYKDVEAALNAMKNVARLINERKRRLENIDKIAQWQSSIEDWEGEDVLSRSSDLVFSGELSKLSQPQAKSQQRMFFLFDHQMVYCKKDLLRRDMLYYKGRMDMDHMEVIDVEDGKEKDFNTSVRNALKLRSLVSDEIHLLCAKKPEQKQRWLRAFADERIHVQHDRETGFSLTEVQKKQAMINACKRHPAGKPKAVTRPYYDFLLRQKHPSLPTALPQQQVFMLAEPKRKTSTFWHNIGRLTPFKK; the protein is encoded by the exons CTGATCAGTGATGGCAGCGTGGTGTATGCTGAGGCCCTGTGGGACCATGTCACTATGGATGACCAGGAGCTTGGCTTCAAGGCCGGTGATGTCATTGAAGTAGTGGACGCCACTAACAAGGAGTGGTGGTGGGGTCGCATCATGGACAGCGAGGGCTGGTTCCCTGCCAGCTTTGTACGG TTGCGTGTGAACCAGGATGAGCCCATGGAGGAGTATTTGGCCCACCTGGAGGAAGCTCAGGCTGGAGAGGAGAACCATGCAGGCCTGGGCTTGTTGCTGGGACCTGGTTTACCCTGTAAAGAACAGATGAGGACCAATGTCATAAATGAGATCATGAGCACAGAAAGAGACTACATCAAGCACCTTAAAGACATCTGTGAG GGTTACATCAAACAGTGCCGCAAGCGGACAGACATGTTCACTGAAGAGCAGCTTCGAACCATCTTTGGCAATATTGAAGAGATCTACCGTTTCCAGAGGAAGTTCATCAAAGGCCTGGAAAAGAAATTTAACAAGGAGCAGGCACACCTCAGTGAGATAGGTTGCTGCTTCCTTGAACAT CAAACAGATTTCCAGATTTATTCAGAGTACTGCAACAACCACCCCAATGCCTGCATCCAGCTCTCTAAGCTCATGAAGGTCAACAAGTATGTGTTCTTCTTTGAGGCCTGCCGACTCCTTCAGAAGATGATCGACATCTCCTTGGATGGCTTTCTGCTCACTCCAGTTCAGAAGATCTGCAAGTACCCACTGCAGCTGGCTGAGCTGCTCAAATACACCAATCCACAGCACAG AGACTACAAAGATGTGGAGGCGGCCTTAAACGCCATGAAGAATGTGGCCAGGCTGATCAATGAGAGGAAACGGCGTCTTGAGAACATCGACAAGATCGCCCAGTGGCAGAGCTCCATAGAGGACTGGGAG GGAGAAGACGTCCTCAGCAGGAGCTCTGATCTTGTGTTTTCGGGGGAGTTAAGCAAGCTGTCCCAGCCTCAGGCCAAGAGTCAACAGagaatgttttttctcttcGATCATCAGATGGTATACTGCAAAAAG GACCTCCTGCGGCGGGACATGTTGTACTACAAGGGTCGGATGGACATGGACCACATGGAGGTGATAGATGTGGAGGATGGCAAAGAGAAGGACTTCAACACCAGTGTGAGGAATGCCCTGAAGCTGCGGTCACTGGTTAGTGATGAAATCCACCTACTGTGTGCCAAGAAGCCAGAGCAGAAGCAGCGCTGGCTGCGAGCCTTTGCTGACGAGAGGATTCATGTCCAGCATGACCGTGAGACAG gATTCTCTCTCACAGAGGTACAGAAGAAACAGGCCATGATAAATGCCTGCAAAAGGCATCCAGCTGGGAAACCCAAAG CAGTCACCAGACCCTACTACGACTTCCTTCTGCGACAGAAACACCCCTCTCTCCCCACTGCTTTGCCCCAGCAGCAGGTCTTCATGCTGGCTGAGCCCAAGCGCAAAACTTCCACCTTCTGGCACAACATCGGACGATTGACACCCTtcaagaagtaa
- the LOC121960495 gene encoding rho guanine nucleotide exchange factor 4-like isoform X4: MDDQELGFKAGDVIEVVDATNKEWWWGRIMDSEGWFPASFVRLRVNQDEPMEEYLAHLEEAQAGEENHAGLGLLLGPGLPCKEQMRTNVINEIMSTERDYIKHLKDICEGYIKQCRKRTDMFTEEQLRTIFGNIEEIYRFQRKFIKGLEKKFNKEQAHLSEIGCCFLEHQTDFQIYSEYCNNHPNACIQLSKLMKVNKYVFFFEACRLLQKMIDISLDGFLLTPVQKICKYPLQLAELLKYTNPQHRDYKDVEAALNAMKNVARLINERKRRLENIDKIAQWQSSIEDWEGEDVLSRSSDLVFSGELSKLSQPQAKSQQRMFFLFDHQMVYCKKDLLRRDMLYYKGRMDMDHMEVIDVEDGKEKDFNTSVRNALKLRSLVSDEIHLLCAKKPEQKQRWLRAFADERIHVQHDRETGFSLTEVQKKQAMINACKRHPAGKPKAVTRPYYDFLLRQKHPSLPTALPQQQVFMLAEPKRKTSTFWHNIGRLTPFKK; encoded by the exons ATGGATGACCAGGAGCTTGGCTTCAAGGCCGGTGATGTCATTGAAGTAGTGGACGCCACTAACAAGGAGTGGTGGTGGGGTCGCATCATGGACAGCGAGGGCTGGTTCCCTGCCAGCTTTGTACGG TTGCGTGTGAACCAGGATGAGCCCATGGAGGAGTATTTGGCCCACCTGGAGGAAGCTCAGGCTGGAGAGGAGAACCATGCAGGCCTGGGCTTGTTGCTGGGACCTGGTTTACCCTGTAAAGAACAGATGAGGACCAATGTCATAAATGAGATCATGAGCACAGAAAGAGACTACATCAAGCACCTTAAAGACATCTGTGAG GGTTACATCAAACAGTGCCGCAAGCGGACAGACATGTTCACTGAAGAGCAGCTTCGAACCATCTTTGGCAATATTGAAGAGATCTACCGTTTCCAGAGGAAGTTCATCAAAGGCCTGGAAAAGAAATTTAACAAGGAGCAGGCACACCTCAGTGAGATAGGTTGCTGCTTCCTTGAACAT CAAACAGATTTCCAGATTTATTCAGAGTACTGCAACAACCACCCCAATGCCTGCATCCAGCTCTCTAAGCTCATGAAGGTCAACAAGTATGTGTTCTTCTTTGAGGCCTGCCGACTCCTTCAGAAGATGATCGACATCTCCTTGGATGGCTTTCTGCTCACTCCAGTTCAGAAGATCTGCAAGTACCCACTGCAGCTGGCTGAGCTGCTCAAATACACCAATCCACAGCACAG AGACTACAAAGATGTGGAGGCGGCCTTAAACGCCATGAAGAATGTGGCCAGGCTGATCAATGAGAGGAAACGGCGTCTTGAGAACATCGACAAGATCGCCCAGTGGCAGAGCTCCATAGAGGACTGGGAG GGAGAAGACGTCCTCAGCAGGAGCTCTGATCTTGTGTTTTCGGGGGAGTTAAGCAAGCTGTCCCAGCCTCAGGCCAAGAGTCAACAGagaatgttttttctcttcGATCATCAGATGGTATACTGCAAAAAG GACCTCCTGCGGCGGGACATGTTGTACTACAAGGGTCGGATGGACATGGACCACATGGAGGTGATAGATGTGGAGGATGGCAAAGAGAAGGACTTCAACACCAGTGTGAGGAATGCCCTGAAGCTGCGGTCACTGGTTAGTGATGAAATCCACCTACTGTGTGCCAAGAAGCCAGAGCAGAAGCAGCGCTGGCTGCGAGCCTTTGCTGACGAGAGGATTCATGTCCAGCATGACCGTGAGACAG gATTCTCTCTCACAGAGGTACAGAAGAAACAGGCCATGATAAATGCCTGCAAAAGGCATCCAGCTGGGAAACCCAAAG CAGTCACCAGACCCTACTACGACTTCCTTCTGCGACAGAAACACCCCTCTCTCCCCACTGCTTTGCCCCAGCAGCAGGTCTTCATGCTGGCTGAGCCCAAGCGCAAAACTTCCACCTTCTGGCACAACATCGGACGATTGACACCCTtcaagaagtaa